CTCGCACCACCACGGCAAGCCCCGACTCGCCCCACTTCTCCGAGGGCATTCCGATCACCGCCGCATCGGCGACACCGTCCATGCCCAGAATCACGTTCTCGACCTCGGCCGGGTACACGTTCTCCCCGCCGGAGATGATCATGTCCTTCTTGCGGTCCTGGATGTAGATGCAGCCGTCCTCGTCGATGGTCGCCACATCGCCGGAACGCACCCAACCGTCGACCAGCGTCTCGGCGGTGGCGTCGGGGCGATTCCAGTACTCCCTCATCATGTGGGGCCCAGCGATCCACACCTCACCGGCTTCTCCGGGAGCAACGTCGCTACCGGACTCGTCGACGACGCGAACCTCGGTGTGCACGAACGGACGTCCGGTCGAGCCCATCTTGTTCAGGGCGTCGTCCGGGCTCGTGAGACAGGCCGGTCCGCAGGTCTCGGTCATCCCGTACACCTGGTGGATTGGAATGCCCATCGCTGCGTAGTCCTGGATCGTCGCGACGGGAACCGGCGCGGCGCCACTCATGATCCAGCGCAGGGAGCTGCGGTCGACTTCGTCCTTCGCGGGCACCTGGAACATGAAGTTCAGCATCGCCGGCACGGCGAGCATGTTGTTGACCTTCTCCTGCTCGATCAGCTTCCAGGCGAGCGTCGGATCGAACGCGCGCAGGATGATGTTGCTGATGCCGCGGTGCACGTTGCCCGTCATGGGCGTCAGCGCTCCGACGTGGAAGAGCGGGAGGGCGACGATGTAGCGATCGCCGAAGGCGACCTCCGAAGTCGCCATGATCGTGAGCGAGCCCCAGAGCGCCGTCGAATGGGTGTGGACCACGCCCTTCGGCAGCCCCGTCGTGCCCGACGTGTACATGATGTAGAGCAGGTCATCGTCCTCGGCGCCGATCTCGGGC
The DNA window shown above is from Myxococcota bacterium and carries:
- a CDS encoding long-chain fatty acid--CoA ligase, encoding LLGLGVTKGDRVGLLAMNSIEFFETFFAVAKIGAVCVPLNWRLVADELEFILGDSGVTTLVFGHEFLPAVSDLQTRPKLSGQGEGATTIATYLQIGAEDGTETAGFAKDYAATCTAASADEPEIGAEDDDLLYIMYTSGTTGLPKGVVHTHSTALWGSLTIMATSEVAFGDRYIVALPLFHVGALTPMTGNVHRGISNIILRAFDPTLAWKLIEQEKVNNMLAVPAMLNFMFQVPAKDEVDRSSLRWIMSGAAPVPVATIQDYAAMGIPIHQVYGMTETCGPACLTSPDDALNKMGSTGRPFVHTEVRVVDESGSDVAPGEAGEVWIAGPHMMREYWNRPDATAETLVDGWVRSGDVATIDEDGCIYIQDRKKDMIISGGENVYPAEVENVILGMDGVADAAVIGMPSEKWGESGLAVVVRGDAALQADAILNYCQGKLARFKQPVAVEFVDEIPRNPSGKILKRILREQFPGPAPQ